From Carettochelys insculpta isolate YL-2023 chromosome 22, ASM3395843v1, whole genome shotgun sequence, one genomic window encodes:
- the LOC142024511 gene encoding C5a anaphylatoxin chemotactic receptor 1-like isoform X2, which produces MNDTDSYEYDPSAYVNFTAPDWETPPQPLTPVLGVSLVLYFLVFLLGVPGNAAVVWVTGCGMKRTVNTVWFLNLALADLLCCLALPFLAVPAAHHNRWDLGDFACKLLPSLTILNMFASVLLLTAISADRCALVTQPVWCQNHRTPLLAWGLCGAVWLLALMLTLPTFIFRTTRAEPFSDKVTCGVDYGQMAGYATEVSVAAFRFATGFLVPFVVIATCYGRVLARLHSSRFHRSRKTMRVVLVVLTSFFVCWLPYHVVGLILATHSPSSSLYKGASTSDPLIVGLAYVNSCINPIIYVIMGQDFKDRFQRSLKTILRNVLSEDSLHSTGDSRTKTKSTLETKSMGGAHSTDM; this is translated from the coding sequence ATGAACGACACCGACTCGTACGAGTACGACCCCTCCGCGTACGTGAACTTCACCGCGCCCGACTGGGAGACGCCCCCGCAGCCCCTCACCCCCGTCCTGGGGGTCTCTCTAGTTCTCTACTTCCTCGTCTTCCTGCTGGGCGTGCCGGGCAACGCGGCCGTCGTCTGGGTGACGGGATGCGGGATGAAGCGCACGGTGAACACCGTCTGGTTCCTCAACCTGGCGCTGGCagacctgctgtgctgcctggcgctGCCCTTCCTGGCCGTGCCCGCGGCCCACCACAACCGCTGGGACCTGGGCGACTTTGCCTGCAAGCTGCTCCCGTCCCTCACCATCCTGAACATGTTTGCCAGTGTGCTGCTCCTGACGGCCATCAGCGCCGACCGCTGCGCCCTGGTGACCCAGCCTGTCTGGTGCCAGAACCACCGCACGCCGCTGCTGGCCTGGGGTCTGTgcggggcagtctggctgctggcgCTGATGCTCACTCTGCCCACCTTCATCTTCCGGACGACGCGGGCCGAGCCCTTCTCCGACAAGGTCACCTGCGGGGTGGACTATGGTCAAATGGCCGGTTATGCCACCGAGGTCTCTGTCGCCGCCTTCCGCTTCGCCACCGGCTTCCTGGTGCCATTCGTGGTGATCGCCACCTGCTACGGGCGGGTGCTGGCCCGCCTCCACAGCAGCCGCTTCCACCGCTCCCGCAAGACCATGAGAGTTGTTCTCGTGGTGCTCACCAGCTTCTTCGTGTGCTGGCTCCCCTACCATGTGGTGGGGCTGATCCTGGCCACCCACAGCCCTAGCTCCAGTCTGTACAAGGGCGCCTCCACTTCTGACCCCCTGATTGTGGGGCTGGCCTATGTCAACAGCTGCATCAACCCCATCATCTACGTCATCATGGGCCAGGACTTCAAAGACCGGTTCCAGCGCTCACTGAAGACCATCCTCCGCAATGTGCTGAGTGAGGACTCGCTCCACTCCACGGGGGACAGCAGGACAAAGACCAAGTCCACACTGGAGACCAAATCCATGGGAGGGGCACACAGCACAGACATGTAA
- the LOC142024511 gene encoding C5a anaphylatoxin chemotactic receptor 1-like isoform X1 — protein sequence MQGDRAGWIMNDTDSYEYDPSAYVNFTAPDWETPPQPLTPVLGVSLVLYFLVFLLGVPGNAAVVWVTGCGMKRTVNTVWFLNLALADLLCCLALPFLAVPAAHHNRWDLGDFACKLLPSLTILNMFASVLLLTAISADRCALVTQPVWCQNHRTPLLAWGLCGAVWLLALMLTLPTFIFRTTRAEPFSDKVTCGVDYGQMAGYATEVSVAAFRFATGFLVPFVVIATCYGRVLARLHSSRFHRSRKTMRVVLVVLTSFFVCWLPYHVVGLILATHSPSSSLYKGASTSDPLIVGLAYVNSCINPIIYVIMGQDFKDRFQRSLKTILRNVLSEDSLHSTGDSRTKTKSTLETKSMGGAHSTDM from the exons ATGCAGG GAGACAGAGCTGGGTGGATAATGAACGACACCGACTCGTACGAGTACGACCCCTCCGCGTACGTGAACTTCACCGCGCCCGACTGGGAGACGCCCCCGCAGCCCCTCACCCCCGTCCTGGGGGTCTCTCTAGTTCTCTACTTCCTCGTCTTCCTGCTGGGCGTGCCGGGCAACGCGGCCGTCGTCTGGGTGACGGGATGCGGGATGAAGCGCACGGTGAACACCGTCTGGTTCCTCAACCTGGCGCTGGCagacctgctgtgctgcctggcgctGCCCTTCCTGGCCGTGCCCGCGGCCCACCACAACCGCTGGGACCTGGGCGACTTTGCCTGCAAGCTGCTCCCGTCCCTCACCATCCTGAACATGTTTGCCAGTGTGCTGCTCCTGACGGCCATCAGCGCCGACCGCTGCGCCCTGGTGACCCAGCCTGTCTGGTGCCAGAACCACCGCACGCCGCTGCTGGCCTGGGGTCTGTgcggggcagtctggctgctggcgCTGATGCTCACTCTGCCCACCTTCATCTTCCGGACGACGCGGGCCGAGCCCTTCTCCGACAAGGTCACCTGCGGGGTGGACTATGGTCAAATGGCCGGTTATGCCACCGAGGTCTCTGTCGCCGCCTTCCGCTTCGCCACCGGCTTCCTGGTGCCATTCGTGGTGATCGCCACCTGCTACGGGCGGGTGCTGGCCCGCCTCCACAGCAGCCGCTTCCACCGCTCCCGCAAGACCATGAGAGTTGTTCTCGTGGTGCTCACCAGCTTCTTCGTGTGCTGGCTCCCCTACCATGTGGTGGGGCTGATCCTGGCCACCCACAGCCCTAGCTCCAGTCTGTACAAGGGCGCCTCCACTTCTGACCCCCTGATTGTGGGGCTGGCCTATGTCAACAGCTGCATCAACCCCATCATCTACGTCATCATGGGCCAGGACTTCAAAGACCGGTTCCAGCGCTCACTGAAGACCATCCTCCGCAATGTGCTGAGTGAGGACTCGCTCCACTCCACGGGGGACAGCAGGACAAAGACCAAGTCCACACTGGAGACCAAATCCATGGGAGGGGCACACAGCACAGACATGTAA